A genomic segment from Luteibacter aegosomatis encodes:
- a CDS encoding DUF935 domain-containing protein has protein sequence MVQSTILDQYGRPIEYDQLTEELSAPSLTGIRSTWYPSTSGSLSPGRLAAMLEAANQGDADDYLTLALEMEERDLHYASVLGTRKLAVSGLDVTVEALTDDAADVRMADALRELVTAPEFDELRADLVNALGAGYAVSEIMWDKSGRTWMPCDYKERDPRHFRFDRDTGRELRLIDPQDMANGIALAPYKFVVHYPRIRPGLPIRGGLARLAAVAYMCKAWAWKDWMSFADIYGLPMRVGKYGPGASAEDIAKLMSAVANLGSDAAAVMPSGMSIDFQTAAQTAGAGDFFRGLAEWWDKQVSKGVIGQTMTTDDGASMAQAQVHQLVREDLLTADAKALQNTLQRQLVRGFIDLNFGPGRYPRLIVNVPKPEDVAALVKALGILVPLGLQVEQSVVRDKLGIADPAPGALLLQPAAPVPVAANRALNAEVRPTPADAATSVDRVDAIVRQLDAQQGAITEQWLDQIRAVVDQAATLDDVRDGLFAQFAELSLDGFAQGMQDALDAAQAAGRYDLMQEAASG, from the coding sequence CTGGAAGCGGCCAACCAAGGCGATGCGGATGACTATCTGACGCTTGCGCTGGAGATGGAAGAGCGAGACCTGCACTACGCCAGTGTGCTGGGAACGCGCAAGCTCGCTGTATCCGGCCTCGATGTCACGGTAGAGGCGCTGACCGACGATGCTGCCGACGTACGCATGGCCGATGCACTACGCGAGCTGGTCACCGCCCCGGAATTCGACGAGCTGCGCGCGGACCTGGTCAACGCCCTGGGCGCCGGCTATGCGGTCAGCGAGATCATGTGGGACAAGAGCGGCAGGACGTGGATGCCGTGCGACTACAAAGAGCGCGATCCCAGGCACTTCCGTTTCGACCGCGATACGGGCCGAGAGCTTCGCCTGATCGACCCGCAGGATATGGCCAACGGCATTGCCCTGGCACCCTACAAATTCGTGGTGCATTACCCGCGCATCCGGCCTGGCCTTCCCATTCGTGGCGGCCTCGCACGGCTCGCGGCGGTGGCCTACATGTGCAAGGCCTGGGCGTGGAAGGATTGGATGTCGTTTGCCGACATCTATGGCCTGCCCATGCGTGTGGGCAAGTACGGTCCGGGCGCGAGCGCAGAAGACATCGCGAAGCTGATGTCAGCGGTTGCCAACCTGGGCAGCGACGCGGCGGCCGTGATGCCTTCTGGCATGTCCATCGACTTCCAGACCGCAGCGCAGACGGCGGGCGCCGGTGATTTCTTCCGGGGGCTGGCGGAGTGGTGGGATAAGCAGGTGAGCAAGGGCGTCATTGGTCAGACCATGACGACCGACGACGGGGCTAGCATGGCACAAGCCCAGGTGCATCAGCTCGTGCGCGAAGACCTGCTCACGGCGGACGCCAAGGCCCTGCAAAACACCCTTCAGCGCCAACTCGTGCGCGGCTTTATCGATCTGAACTTCGGGCCGGGCCGTTATCCGCGTTTGATCGTCAACGTTCCCAAACCCGAAGACGTCGCCGCGCTGGTCAAAGCCTTGGGCATCCTGGTCCCGCTCGGCTTACAGGTCGAGCAGAGCGTGGTGCGAGACAAATTGGGGATTGCCGATCCTGCGCCTGGCGCCCTGTTGTTGCAGCCCGCTGCGCCCGTACCCGTCGCTGCCAACCGCGCGCTCAACGCCGAGGTGCGGCCAACGCCGGCTGATGCGGCCACGTCGGTTGATCGGGTCGACGCGATCGTTAGACAGCTCGACGCACAGCAAGGCGCGATAACGGAGCAGTGGTTGGATCAGATTCGTGCCGTTGTCGATCAAGCGGCGACACTGGACGACGTGCGCGATGGCTTATTCGCCCAGTTTGCCGAGCTGAGTCTGGATGGCTTCGCGCAAGGCATGCAGGACGCACTGGATGCCGCGCAGGCGGCGGGTCGCTATGACCTGATGCAGGAGGCGGCCAGTGGCTGA
- a CDS encoding phage minor head protein, whose translation MADSKPRLRLIDGRWQAIGSPASAGAPAATSLPFKEQAAFWRRKVNVPTDTWRDVQREDHAQAFMVAGAARVDLLDDLRKAVDKAVLNGGSIESFRKDFDAVVARTGWEYNGGRNWRTRIIYTTNVRSSYMAGRWQQIQAIKHRRPYMEYVHNDSVRHPRPQHQAWNGTILLVDDPWWNTHYCPNGYGCQCTTRTLAQRDMDALGKTGPDQAPTSVDDTTGIDPGFDYNVGQAAASMPAADRIGQKIMTMPRPFRDAALADAQRRQADMFADWPAAVSRAQSADAGVSSIHQPVGFVRPRVAELLDRGTLPGRVDKPLASALLAADDHALTTALASTTDGSPSALQQLAQDLPQVLADGDVPVLWDTHMQQLLYAHALADGRFAAASFSLDATGPRGRGQGGAMAGRLQTLALLDAAHLATERYLLLDGAL comes from the coding sequence GTGGCTGATTCGAAGCCGCGGCTTCGCCTTATCGACGGACGCTGGCAGGCCATTGGCTCGCCCGCCAGCGCCGGTGCTCCCGCAGCCACCAGCCTGCCTTTCAAGGAGCAGGCCGCGTTCTGGCGACGCAAGGTCAACGTCCCCACCGACACCTGGCGCGATGTGCAACGCGAGGATCATGCACAAGCCTTTATGGTCGCTGGTGCGGCACGCGTTGATCTGCTCGATGATCTACGCAAGGCGGTGGACAAGGCCGTGCTGAATGGTGGTTCCATCGAAAGCTTCCGCAAGGACTTCGATGCGGTCGTTGCACGGACCGGTTGGGAGTACAACGGCGGGCGCAACTGGCGTACCCGGATCATCTACACCACCAATGTACGCAGCAGCTACATGGCGGGGCGCTGGCAACAGATTCAGGCGATCAAGCATCGCCGTCCATACATGGAATACGTGCATAACGATTCCGTACGCCACCCGCGCCCTCAGCACCAGGCATGGAACGGCACCATCCTGCTTGTCGATGATCCCTGGTGGAACACCCACTATTGCCCTAACGGCTATGGCTGCCAGTGCACCACCCGGACGCTGGCGCAGCGCGACATGGATGCCCTGGGCAAGACGGGCCCTGATCAGGCACCGACAAGTGTGGACGACACAACGGGCATCGATCCCGGGTTTGACTACAACGTCGGCCAGGCGGCCGCATCCATGCCAGCGGCTGACCGCATCGGGCAAAAGATCATGACCATGCCCAGGCCGTTTCGCGATGCTGCCCTGGCCGATGCACAACGCCGTCAGGCCGACATGTTCGCGGACTGGCCAGCGGCGGTTAGTCGTGCACAGAGCGCCGATGCCGGCGTGTCATCCATCCATCAGCCGGTAGGTTTCGTTCGACCCCGCGTGGCCGAGCTGCTGGACCGAGGCACATTGCCTGGGCGGGTCGATAAGCCCTTAGCCAGCGCCCTGCTGGCGGCAGATGACCATGCGCTCACCACCGCACTGGCCAGCACGACGGATGGCTCACCGTCTGCCTTGCAGCAACTTGCCCAGGATCTGCCGCAGGTGCTGGCTGACGGGGACGTCCCCGTTTTGTGGGATACGCATATGCAGCAGCTCCTGTACGCGCATGCCCTCGCCGACGGCCGCTTTGCAGCCGCCTCGTTTTCCCTGGACGCCACCGGGCCACGAGGTCGAGGCCAGGGCGGCGCCATGGCCGGGCGCCTACAAACCCTCGCTCTGCTCGATGCAGCCCACCTGGCGACCGAGCGGTACCTGCTGCTGGATGGCGCCCTGTAA
- a CDS encoding phage virion morphogenesis protein: protein MSGASYSIEVNAKEIAERLAHLAKRMDHVQDALVEIGEVLVPSTQQRFGQAISPTGAPWAPLSPRTLAQKKGPGILRESLALQSSIHYQVEGDEVHVGTDLIYAAIHQFGGKVHHTARKATVNFRQDKRTGEVGPRFVKAKHANFVQDVTIGAHDTEVPARPYLGLSAKDERDILDALWDYILEDFGASDSGGGAIA, encoded by the coding sequence ATGAGCGGCGCCAGCTACAGCATTGAGGTCAACGCCAAGGAAATCGCCGAGCGCCTGGCGCATCTCGCCAAGCGCATGGATCACGTGCAGGATGCCTTGGTCGAGATCGGCGAGGTACTCGTGCCGAGTACCCAGCAGCGGTTCGGCCAGGCCATCTCGCCGACGGGCGCTCCCTGGGCCCCGTTGTCGCCCCGCACGCTGGCCCAGAAGAAGGGCCCTGGCATCCTGCGGGAGAGCCTCGCGCTGCAAAGCTCAATCCACTACCAGGTGGAGGGTGACGAGGTACATGTCGGCACGGACCTCATCTATGCCGCGATTCACCAGTTCGGTGGCAAAGTGCACCACACCGCCCGCAAGGCCACGGTGAACTTCCGACAGGACAAGCGCACCGGCGAGGTAGGGCCTCGCTTCGTCAAGGCCAAGCACGCCAACTTCGTGCAGGACGTCACCATCGGTGCGCATGACACCGAGGTTCCAGCCCGTCCCTACCTCGGGCTGAGCGCCAAGGATGAGCGGGACATCCTCGATGCGCTGTGGGATTACATCCTGGAAGATTTCGGTGCCAGCGATTCGGGCGGCGGGGCCATCGCCTAA